The following nucleotide sequence is from Acetivibrio cellulolyticus CD2.
AAGTTCATTGTTGTTACTCAAGTCCTTATAAAAGAAGTTTTGAAACCGTAAAAGAAAGTGCTGAAGTGCTTAATTTAGATATTTTGACGGATGAGAGATTTAGAGAACGAGAAAGAGGACAAAATGGTAATGAATTTGGAATGATTCAGAAACGCTGGAACGACTTCGATTATCATGAAGATGGCGGAGAATCACTTAACATGGTTCAAAAACGTAACATTGAGGCTCTTGTGGAAATTTTAAATAAGTATAAGGATGAAAATATAATCATTGGAACACATGGTACAGCCCTAAGTACGATTTTGAATTACTTTGAGCCATCATTTTGCTATGATGATTTTTTAAGAATTATTGATTATATGCCATACATAATTCGTCTTGATTTTGATGGGACAAATTATATTGGGAAAGAGGAACTATTAATTGTTGAGAAAGAGTTTAAAGGAAATATGGGAAAGGATATTTTAAGGTAAAAGTTCCGTTTGTTATAAATTTATGGTAAAATGTTCTCAAAACTCGAAAGGTCACATTAGATATGTTATTTATATGGATATCTTTATGGGTTCTGACTTTTATTATTTATAAAATCAATGATGATAATAAGGATATGAGGTGGATTGCATCCTTGTGCTTTTTTGCAGGTCTTGGAGCTCTTTGTTCAATTCTTAGAAAGCAAGTATATCCAATTCTGAATTTTCCTCCAAATATAAAATTGCCTATCAAGTATACCATTTTTTTTATACATTCGTTTTCTTATGTATTTGCGCCTTACTCTATGGCGGTATATTGCGTTTTATCATCAAAATGGCTTGTTCGGAAAGCCGCGTTTTTCTATAAGCACTCTAAAGAACTTCTATTAATTCCTCCACTTTTAATGTACTTGATTTATCCGGTACAATTTATGCATAAAGCTCCATTCTTTGCATTATGTATTTGGGTAATACCTTATTGTATATTTTCAAATGTTTTGTTGATAGTATCCTATTTT
It contains:
- a CDS encoding histidine phosphatase family protein; amino-acid sequence: MTRVYFVRHAQPEHSWEDDRTRPLTKYGVEDSKIVTKVLKGIKVHCCYSSPYKRSFETVKESAEVLNLDILTDERFRERERGQNGNEFGMIQKRWNDFDYHEDGGESLNMVQKRNIEALVEILNKYKDENIIIGTHGTALSTILNYFEPSFCYDDFLRIIDYMPYIIRLDFDGTNYIGKEELLIVEKEFKGNMGKDILR